One part of the Fibrobacter sp. genome encodes these proteins:
- a CDS encoding histidine phosphatase family protein: protein MILWTIRHTKPYNPKDVCYGRLDFDVSDTFPEESSSAIADFLKAEPKPSRLFSSPLLRCLRLAEKVSEATGLPIEKEERIIELNFGSWEGQKLTAAPRTEMAAWMKDWRGFRFPQGESFHDVDRRVEEFLDTLEDDGEFLWVTHAGVIAALQHFACGLADDIFVEGMFSYAMVNRFEFTRNSEGHFRGTFTTVHEGLKMPPLVME, encoded by the coding sequence ATGATCCTCTGGACAATCCGCCATACCAAGCCCTACAACCCGAAAGACGTCTGCTACGGCAGGCTGGATTTTGATGTCTCCGACACCTTTCCCGAGGAATCCTCCAGCGCCATCGCGGATTTTCTGAAGGCCGAGCCCAAGCCGAGCCGCCTGTTCAGCAGCCCGCTCCTGCGCTGCCTCAGGCTTGCCGAAAAGGTCTCCGAGGCGACGGGACTCCCGATCGAGAAGGAAGAACGCATCATCGAACTAAACTTTGGGTCGTGGGAAGGTCAGAAGCTTACCGCCGCCCCGAGAACGGAAATGGCGGCATGGATGAAGGACTGGCGCGGATTCCGGTTCCCGCAGGGCGAAAGCTTCCATGACGTAGACCGACGGGTGGAAGAATTCCTCGACACGCTCGAAGACGACGGCGAATTCCTGTGGGTTACGCATGCGGGCGTCATCGCGGCGCTCCAGCACTTCGCCTGCGGGCTTGCCGACGACATATTCGTGGAAGGCATGTTCAGCTACGCCATGGTGAACCGTTTCGAATTCACGCGCAACAGCGAAGGACACTTCCGCGGAACATTCACGACGGTGCACGAGGGCCTCAAGATGCCCCCGCTGGTGATGGAATAA
- a CDS encoding DUF5683 domain-containing protein, with protein MSNRLLSIILFVCLALAGVASAQTVLQTGARQMGAQPVSSASETSQDSLQRESKAPEEAKTADGDTLAQAADSSEFKGDPLVKGKTGIEAIDTLTVNEWDIPTTRNSLPLTMLLSILPGGGHYYTEHYVRGGFITGIELLLVYEVYFNKAYQKDRVLEQARPFQDSVSMYTKFIMEATDRDSLRALQDKRNEYASRVREKSDKKMEQEDLRYAENAWLIGLHLYGMFDAFGIWFKNNHRSVEFRSMKTAVLWAILPGFGQMYNGEFGKAGLLYMGLIGATASIRTSQNMVEYYLDRKHFLERENSSPKELERVSERVTYYRKNRNQYIWGLALIYLYSLGDAAVDALLSDFDNPIHFALMPNFSGGAQAVFSLDF; from the coding sequence ATGTCGAATCGTCTGCTTTCCATAATCCTGTTTGTTTGCCTCGCCCTTGCTGGGGTGGCTAGTGCGCAGACGGTTCTGCAGACGGGGGCCAGGCAGATGGGCGCACAGCCGGTGTCTTCGGCCTCGGAAACGTCACAAGATAGTTTGCAACGGGAATCCAAGGCTCCCGAAGAAGCGAAAACGGCCGATGGCGATACGCTGGCGCAGGCTGCGGATTCTTCCGAGTTCAAGGGAGACCCGCTGGTGAAGGGCAAGACGGGCATTGAAGCCATTGATACCCTTACCGTGAACGAATGGGATATCCCGACGACGCGCAACTCCTTGCCCTTGACGATGCTTTTGAGCATTTTGCCGGGCGGCGGGCATTACTACACTGAACACTATGTGCGTGGCGGGTTCATCACGGGCATTGAACTTTTGCTCGTGTACGAGGTGTATTTCAACAAGGCATACCAGAAGGACCGCGTGCTCGAACAGGCGCGCCCATTCCAGGATTCCGTCTCGATGTACACGAAGTTTATCATGGAGGCGACCGACCGCGATTCCCTGAGGGCGCTTCAGGACAAGCGCAACGAGTATGCGTCCCGTGTGCGAGAGAAGAGCGACAAGAAGATGGAACAGGAAGACCTGCGCTACGCCGAGAACGCATGGCTGATAGGCCTTCATTTGTACGGGATGTTCGACGCCTTTGGCATCTGGTTCAAAAACAACCACAGGAGCGTGGAATTCCGCAGCATGAAGACTGCGGTGCTATGGGCAATTCTGCCTGGGTTCGGACAAATGTATAACGGCGAATTCGGCAAGGCGGGCCTGTTGTACATGGGGCTCATCGGGGCCACGGCGAGCATCCGCACCTCGCAGAACATGGTGGAATACTACCTCGATCGCAAGCATTTCTTGGAAAGGGAAAACTCTAGCCCAAAGGAACTGGAACGCGTAAGCGAGCGGGTTACCTATTACCGCAAGAACCGCAACCAGTATATCTGGGGGCTTGCGCTTATTTACCTCTATTCGCTTGGCGATGCCGCGGTGGATGCGCTTTTGAGCGATTTCGACAACCCGATTCATTTCGCTTTGATGCCGAATTTCTCGGGCGGCGCGCAGGCGGTTTTCTCGCTTGATTTTTAA
- the recA gene encoding recombinase RecA: MAKKNTTPTSNLSADKAKAVEAAIAQIEKNYGKGSIMALGSQPVEEIPVIPTGCIQLDMALGVGGFPRGRIIEIYGPESSGKTTLTLHAIAEAQKLGGVAAFIDAEHAFDAVYARKLGVDIESLLVSQPDTGEQALDIAETLVRSGAIDIIVIDSVAALVPQAEINGEMGDNHVGLQARLMSQALRKLTGILSKSNTCMLFINQLRMKIGVMFGNPETTTGGNALKFYATQRIDIRRIAAIKDGEEVIGNRTRVKVVKNKVAAPFTQCEFDILYGCGISREASILDLATELDIIQKSGSWFSYNNERIGQGRENTRLFLKDNPELCNEIEQKIRESMKDVELFKLGENEALEIEDDGEGASVEADA, encoded by the coding sequence ATGGCAAAGAAGAACACGACACCCACTAGCAACCTTTCCGCCGACAAGGCAAAAGCGGTCGAAGCCGCGATTGCGCAGATCGAAAAGAATTATGGTAAAGGTTCCATCATGGCTCTCGGTAGCCAGCCTGTCGAAGAAATCCCCGTCATCCCGACTGGATGCATCCAGCTCGACATGGCGCTCGGCGTGGGAGGCTTCCCCCGCGGCCGCATCATCGAAATCTACGGCCCCGAATCTTCCGGCAAGACGACGCTCACCCTGCATGCCATTGCCGAAGCCCAGAAGCTCGGCGGCGTCGCGGCCTTCATCGATGCAGAACACGCTTTCGACGCGGTCTATGCCCGCAAGCTCGGTGTCGATATTGAATCCCTCCTCGTTTCCCAGCCCGATACCGGTGAGCAGGCCCTCGACATCGCCGAGACCCTCGTCCGCTCCGGCGCTATTGACATTATCGTGATTGACTCCGTGGCAGCCCTCGTCCCGCAGGCCGAAATCAACGGCGAAATGGGCGACAACCACGTGGGACTGCAGGCCCGCCTCATGAGCCAGGCCCTCCGCAAGCTCACCGGCATCCTCTCGAAGTCCAACACCTGCATGCTGTTCATCAACCAACTCCGTATGAAGATCGGCGTGATGTTCGGCAACCCCGAAACGACTACCGGCGGTAACGCCCTCAAGTTCTACGCCACGCAGCGTATCGACATCCGCCGCATCGCCGCCATCAAGGACGGTGAAGAAGTCATCGGCAACCGTACCCGCGTGAAGGTCGTGAAGAACAAGGTCGCGGCTCCGTTCACCCAGTGCGAATTCGACATTCTCTACGGCTGCGGCATTTCCCGCGAAGCCTCCATCCTCGACCTCGCCACCGAACTCGACATCATCCAGAAGAGCGGTTCCTGGTTCAGCTACAACAACGAACGCATCGGCCAGGGCCGTGAGAACACCCGCCTCTTCCTGAAGGACAATCCGGAACTCTGCAACGAAATCGAACAGAAAATCCGCGAAAGCATGAAGGACGTGGAACTCTTCAAGCTCGGCGAAAACGAAGCCCTCGAGATTGAAGACGACGGCGAAGGCGCCTCCGTCGAAGCCGACGCCTAA
- a CDS encoding CinA family protein translates to MKVSNEQTITEANIEGLEIEASVLEEKIAELVRAIKETLIARGEMMATAESCTGGLVASSIVNEAGSSAVLAGGIVAYQNEIKEKLLGVSHATLEQFGAVSEQTVKEMSKGALGKFGCQWAVSTSGIAGPGGAVPGKPVGTVWMSISWISGNNCLQNESFCKIFAGDRLKIRLKTVYIVLGRLLFLLNKQKSTCTSEH, encoded by the coding sequence ATGAAAGTGAGCAACGAACAGACAATCACCGAAGCGAACATCGAAGGCTTGGAAATCGAGGCAAGCGTCCTCGAAGAAAAGATCGCCGAGCTGGTGCGCGCCATCAAGGAAACGCTCATTGCGCGCGGCGAGATGATGGCCACGGCGGAATCGTGCACGGGCGGGCTCGTGGCATCGAGCATCGTGAACGAAGCCGGCTCTTCGGCAGTGCTCGCCGGCGGTATCGTCGCTTACCAGAACGAAATCAAGGAAAAACTCCTGGGCGTAAGCCACGCGACGCTCGAACAGTTCGGGGCCGTGAGCGAACAGACCGTAAAGGAAATGTCCAAAGGCGCACTCGGAAAGTTCGGCTGCCAGTGGGCGGTATCCACCTCGGGCATCGCGGGGCCCGGCGGCGCCGTCCCGGGCAAGCCCGTAGGCACCGTCTGGATGTCCATTTCCTGGATTTCTGGTAACAACTGTTTGCAAAATGAATCCTTTTGTAAAATTTTCGCAGGGGATAGGCTCAAAATCAGGCTCAAAACCGTTTATATAGTGCTGGGCAGGTTACTTTTTTTGCTGAATAAACAAAAAAGCACTTGCACAAGTGAACACTAA